A single window of Periophthalmus magnuspinnatus isolate fPerMag1 chromosome 9, fPerMag1.2.pri, whole genome shotgun sequence DNA harbors:
- the LOC117376182 gene encoding LOW QUALITY PROTEIN: ubiquilin-1-like (The sequence of the model RefSeq protein was modified relative to this genomic sequence to represent the inferred CDS: substituted 1 base at 1 genomic stop codon) produces MEDHQSPHTSGSNNGSRSIQIILQSQTECREISVKGDSNVRQLRAGLAKGARAPLDGVVLSHGARVLGDSELLGSLRGKDDAVKLTVNQRCAETSSVSTDEDVSSPTAALHLDAEGEAQTPTSPLFLVEALDSLGLSHTGPDLFPLLQAQMERQLFSSPEILHHVLGSAFVQDSLSGASPDLIHALILSNPQIQQLLKTNPELEQEVSNPEIIAQVLEMVRNPEMIKEVLQSEETEAGHCRKRRRQRQRQRAKPINQHFTFPPRTNSIKPDRVQPSETCADGLSKLTATSKSEISSQSTMSTGLQFLLEQVSSSELMESLLSGPYVKNLLQCLSHNPELAAQMLLSHPLLSENPQLQQQFQQQLPLLLQQMQSPELLSAMLNPKAVEALVQIQQGLQTLASEAPALIPVAGFGSNSTFEPESVLNKSRNGPVVSTSTEQQQQFVQQMLQALANSDHKVNSKRGGLHIFLQDLDQLSSXGFEDR; encoded by the exons ATGGAAGATCACCAAAGCCCGCACACCTCTGGATCTAATAACGGGTCTCGGAGCATCCAAATTATCCTTCAAAGTCAAACGGAGTGTCGAGAAATCAGTGTTAAAGGAGACAGCAACGTGAGACAG TTAAGAGCAGGACTTGCAAAGGGCGCGCGAGCCCCGCTGGATGGAGTGGTGCTGAGTCACGGCGCGCGCGTCCTCGGAGACTCGGAGCTCCTCGGCTCACTTCGGGGAAAGGACGACGCCGTCAAACTCACCGTGAACCAGAG ATGTGCTGAGACCTCCTCTGTTTCCACTGATGAAGATGTGTCCTCTCCGACTGCTGCACTTCACCTGGATGCTGAGGGAGAAGCACAGACTCCcacctctcctctgtttctgg TGGAGGCTCTGGACTCTCTGGGCCTCTCTCACACTGGTCCAGACCTCTTCCCTTTGCTCCAGGCCCAGATGGAGAGGCAGCTGTTCTCCTCCCCAGAGATCCTGCACCATGTCCTGGGTAGTGCCTTTGTCCAGGACAGTCTCTCTGGTGCCAGTCCAGACCTCATACACGCTCTGATCTTGTCCAATCCACAAATACAACAACTCCTAAAGACAAACCCTGAGCTGGAGCAGGAGGTCAGCAACCCAGAGATCATCGCACAG GTGCTGGAAATGGTCAGAAACCCAGAAATGATCAAGGAAGTGCTACAGAGTGAAGAGACTGAGGCGGGACACTGCAGAAAGAGAcggaggcagagacagaggcagagggcaAAGCCCATAAACCAGCATTTTACTTTTCCTCCAAGAACCAACAGCATAAAACCAGACAGAGTCCAGCCGTCAGAG acCTGTGCAGATGGACTCTCAAAGTTAACTGCCACATCCAAATCTGAAATTAGTTCTCAGAGCACCATGAGTACAg GCCTGCAGTTCCTCCTGGAGCAGGTCTCCTCCTCTGAACTGATGGAGTCTCTTCTCTCTGGACCTTATGTGAAGAACCTGCTGCAGTGTCTCAGCCACAACCCAGAGCTGGCAGCACAG ATGCTGCTGAGTCACCCTCTGCTGTCAGAAAACCCACAGCTCCAGCAGCAATTCCAACAGCAGCTTCCTCTGTTACTACAACAG ATGCAGAGTCCTGAGCTGCTGTCGGCCATGTTGAATCCCAAAGCTGTGGAGGCCCTGGTTCAAATCCAACAGGGTCTGCAGACTCTGGCCTCTGAGGCTCCCGCTCTCATCCCTGT GGCTGGGTTTGGAAGCAATTCAACTTTTGAACCTGAATCTGTCCTTAATAAATCCAGAAATGGTCCTGTGGTTTCTACGTCAACAGAGCAGCAGCAACAGTTTGTGCAACAGATGCTACAGGCTTTAGCTAACTCCGACCATAAGGTAAACAGTAAAAGGGGagg tttacatatttttttgcagGATTTGGACCAACTGAGCTCATGAGGCTTTGAAGACAGATAG